TGGCTTACCCCGTTAGCTTGTCAGTTGTCATTGTTTGTTGATAAACAAGTAAAGTTACCATATTAAGTCCAAATGAATCACCATGTATATAAACATATTGGAAAATAAGCCGCAAGATGTCATCTCAAATACGTCAGAATATTCAATTGATAGTTGCTTTCTTTCTGGTCCTTTTTGGAGGAACGGCAGGTTATCTTTATTTGGAAAAAGGATGGTCAGTGCTGGATGCCCTTTACATGACCGTGATAACAATCACCACTATCGGATACGGGGAAATACATGACCTTTCACCTGCAGGACGAATATTTACCATCATTTTGATCTTTGTCGGGCTTGGTCTTGCCGCTGTTTTCGTGGCTCAGGTCACTAAAGTCATTATTCAATCAGGAATCAGAAACCTTTACGAGAAAAAGAAAATGTACGACAAAATCAACAAATTAAAACAACACACAATTGTCTGCGGATACGGTAAAATAGGTCGTGCAATATCCTTGAAACTTTATGAACTTGGACTTGATTTTGTTGTTCTGGATCAAAATCAGGAACGGCTCGCCGAAGCGGAACAACGAGGCTACAAAGTTTTACATGGTGACGGAGCTGTTGACGGGGTGCTGCTTTCCGCTGGAATTCGTCGTGCTGATTTCATTGTTCTTTGTATTAATGATGATGCCTGCAACATTAATATTTCACTGGCAGCCCGGGAGCTGAATTCTGATATTTTTATTGTTGTCCGCGGAACAGATCCATCCATTGAATATAGAATGCTGCGTGCTGGTGCCAACACAGTGGTCTACCCTCTTGATCTCGGAGGGGAACAAATCGGTCATATTCTTGCCCGACACGCCGGAGTTGCAGAGAATGAAGAAGCCGGTCCAACTGCTCATGAGGTGATGGGATACAGTCTGCGTATTTTTCCTTATTATGACAACACACCGACCACAGTTGGTGAAGTTAAAGTCAGGACTGGGGCAGTTAACGCGCTGGTGCTGCACCGGGAAGACGGGACAGATATTGAAAATCCTGCGGATGATATGGAGCTGAGTTATGGTGATTCCGTGCTTGAACTGGTGAAAAATGACGGGGCGGGCTGCGAACTGAAGAACGACATCAAGTGGTCTAAAGATTTGATTCTCGGAATTCCATTCATTGATGCTGAGCATCGGGTTCTGGTACGCTATGCCGAAGATTTCCAGACAGCCCTGCGTGAAGGACAGGACCACGAAGCCGTGGCCAGACTTTTTGACCGTCTGCTGGAATACACTTCAAGCCATTTCGCCCGCGAAGAGGCTTTTATGCAAAAACGCGGTTTTCCCGAAATAGAAAAACATATGAAAGAACACCGCCGCATTACCCGTGAAGTAATGGAGCTGAACCGTGACAAGAAATACATTTTCCCGGACAGCATTGATTCATTTTTGCAGGACTGGATAATCAACCACATCAATACCACTGACCGCAAGTATGTGAAGTTTTTTAAGGATGAGGATAAATGAATAATATTTTCACTGTAATCCGGCAGGAACTTCAAGCCCATGCCGATCCGGAATGTGCGGCTGGTATGAAGAGATATATGAAATCTGAAATGGATTACTACGGATTTCGCACTCCCCTGCGCCGGAAGATTTTTAACAAAACTTTCAAAGAGTCAGGCCCATGGGACTTTGAGAAATGGCAGGAAATTATATTTGAACTTTGGCGTGAGGCAGAATTTCGAGAAGAACGCTATTGCGCAATTGACCTCGTTTGCTGGAAGCCATGCGAAAATTTTCAAACATGGGAAGCAGTCCCGATGCTGGAAGAAATGATCACTGGCGGAGCATGGTGGGACTATTGTGACCACCTGGCAAAACCACTGGGGAATATTCTACGCGCTGAGCCGGTACGTATGCGAGAATTGATGCTGGAATGGTCCACAGACGGGCAGATGTGGAAACGGCGTTCATCTATTCTCTGTCAGTTACTTTTCAAAGATGATCTGGATTTTGAACTTCTGCAAAAATGTATCGAACCGAATATTGATTCCAAAGAATTTTTTTTGCGCAAAGCTATCGGTTGGGCTTTACGTGATTACGCTTGGACAAATCCGCTGCAGGTTAAAGATTACGTCGAAGCCAATGCGGAACGACTTTCGGGGCTAAGCAAACGTGAAGCATTGAAGAACCTTGGGAAATTATTGTAGCCCCTCTTACTGCTATTTATTTTATGGTAGACCAACTTCTGTAAGCTATAAGAAAAGGGTTGAAGTTTTATTACTTCAACCCTTTTTAATTTGTAATGAACTTACAAAAAATATTTACTTTCGCCAGAACTCAGGAACGCAAAGAACGATAACGGTGTATATTTCAAGACGTCCCAGCAGCATGCTGAAGATAAGTGCCCATTTCCCAAGCTCTGGTATGTGGGCATAGTTATCAGTGGGACCAACGCTCCCGATACCGGGACCGATATTACCAATACATGCTAAAGAAGCTGCAAATGATGAGACAACATCTACACCAGTTGCGGCGACAACCAATCCGCATAACACAAACAGCAGGAGCCAAAGTACGCAAAATCCGAGAATATCGTTCATGGTTTCCGGCTTGACTACTGTCTTGCCGAGTTTAACTCGGTTAACTGAGCGGGGATGGATTATACGGAAGACTTCCTGATATGCCTGCTTCATGAGCAGCATGATACGCAGATGTTTCATTCCACCACTAGTAGATCCAGCACAACCACCTAGAAACATGCAGAAAAGCAATAATCCCTGAGCTACTGCCGGCCATATTTCATAGTCTGCAGTGGCAAATCCGGTGGTGCTGATGATCGATGCTACCTGAAAAGAGGTATAGCGGAATGAATCTGCAATGGAATCATAGTTAGTGGCAGAATATACGGCGATAGTAATGACTGCCATGATTACAAGGGTTATCACGCCGAAGAATTTGAATTCCGGGTCTCTCCAGAGCAGTAGTGGACGGCCTTTTATCATCTGGTAATGCAGACTAAAATTAACCGCTGCCACGAGCATGAAAAATGTAATTACATAATCAATATAGGCACTGTCAAAATATGCAACTGAGGAGTTTTTGGTGGAAAAACCTCCTGTAGCAAGTGTGCCGAAGGTATGGCAGAGGGAATCGAAAAAATCCATACCGCCAAACATGAGTAATACTGCCTCGATTGCGGAGAAAAGAAGGTATACTTTCCAAAGAACCAAAGCAGTATCTTTGATGCGCGGCTTGAGTTTATCCGGAACCGGTCCCGGAACCTCCGCCTTGTAGAGCTGCATCCCCCCTACTCCAAGGAAAGGCAGGATAGCCAGTGAAAGCACAATGATTCCCATGCCGCCGAGCCAGTGCGTTAAGCTACGCCAGAAAAGAATTCCTTTGGCATTCTTTTCTATATCAATCATCACTGAGGCACCGGTGGTGGTGAATCCCGAAAGGGATTCAAAAAAACAATCCACATAGCTGGTGAAAACATCACCAAAATAAAAAGGCAGGCTTCCGAAAAAACCGGCAAATATCCAACCCAAGGCTACGATAGCCATACCTTCTCGATGGCTGAGTCCTCTTTTTTCTTCTCGATCCTTGAAAAAAATAAACATGGCCATACCGCCAGTGCAGGTCAGCGCAAGAGATTTTAACAAGGGTACAATACCGGAATCTTGATAATAAAGGGAAAATCCCAGCGGAAACAGCATGGTCAGCCCGACGCAGAGAGTCAAGGCTCCAATTATATGCAGAACAATTTTCCAGCGCATTAATAAAGCTCCAGCTTAGTAGTGAGAGCCTTTTCAATTTTAGGAATATTTTTGTGGGTAGAGATAATCAGCAGACGGTCATTAGGCTCAATCACTGTCAGACCAGTGGGGATAATAACATCATCGCCACGCTGAAAACATAAGATAAGGGTTCCTGTTGGAAGATTTAATTCCATGATCGGCTTCCCGACGATCCCGGATTCTTCCTGCGCAATAGCTTCAAGAGCTTCCGCTTCCTCTCCCTTGATGGATACAGCGGAAATAACTTTTCCCTGACGAACAAAATGTAAAATAGAATTGATTGCGGAAAGACGCGGACAGACCAGATGGTCGATGCCGATCGGCTCAATCAGTGGAATATAAGCAAATTTATTGATGCGTGTAATGGTCTTGCGTGCACCGAGATTTTTGGCCAGCAGACAGGAAAGGATATTCATTTCCTCATCTCCTGTCACAGATATGACCATATCAAGATCACCAACATTCTCTTCGTTGAGCAAATCCTGATCCGTGCCGTCACCGTTAAGAACAATAACCCGGTCCAAGGTTTCTGAAAGAGCGGCACAGCGTTCTGGGTCACTGTCAATCAATCTGGTGTGATATTTTTTGTTGTCCAGAGCCTGCGCAAGTAACGAACCTACATTACCGCCACCGACAATCATAACTTTCTTGATGGGGTCGGAAAGTATCCCGGCCCGTTTCAGGAGTTCATTCTGTTGGTCTCGCAAACAGGTGAAATATACGATATCGCCCTGCTCAATGCTATCCAGACCGCCGGGGATGATCAGCTCGTCATTCCTGACCAATGCCGCGATAACAACATCTATATCTTCACCGAGTGTTTCACGCACCTTCAGCAGCTGCACCCCTACAAGCGGACTTTTGTCAGGAAGCTTAACCCCGATGAGACGCACTTTTCCGCCAACGAAATCGTTGATTTCTACTGCGCCGGGCACACTCATAATTCTCAGAATGGAATCAACAACCTCTTCATCCGGATTGATGATAGTATCAATACGCAAATCACCTTCTTTGAACATATCGGAATACTTTGTGTAATCCTCATTTCTGATTCGGGCTAATTTGATAATATTGGGCTGGAGTCTGTTGGCAAAAAAAGTGGCGATAAGATTAATTTCATCTTTGTCCGTCACTGCCAGTAAAATATCAGCTTCACTTACCCCCGCTTCTTCCAGTATCTCGGGACTGGCGCCGGAGCCTTGAATTGTCTGGACATCCAGAGAATCGGATACCTTGCTAAGAGCTTTGGAATTCATGTCGATAACGACAACATCCTTGTTCTCACCGGAAAGGCGTCTGGCTACATTAAAGCCGACTTCTCCGGCTCCTACTATGATGACTCTCAAAAGTTACTCCTTGCACATTACATCTGGAATAAACAGAAAAGTACTGTTGAAATCAAAAGTTGCTTATAACTTGATAGCTGTAATTCAGCAACAACTACTTTTTTTTGAAGTGCTAAAAACGTAAAAAGCCCGCCGCACTGGGCGACGGGCTGAATTTGTCTTGTAAAGAAGATAAATCTTTTAAGACACTAAGCCATTTTGTTAACGGCTGCACAGAGGCGGGAAATCCTGCGTGCTGCGGTGCGCGCGTGGATAACTTTTTTAGTCGCTGCTTTGTCAAGGACAGAAGTAGCTTTGCGCAGGGAAGTTGCTGCGAGTTCAGCGTCGTTAGCTTCAACAGCTGCACGAACTTCTTTTACTACGTTTTTGATACGGGTACGTACCATGTTGTTACGCAGGTTACGCTTTACGCTCTGACGGTGTCTTTTGAGTGCGGATTTATGGTTCGCCAAGGTATTCTCCTTAAATTAAATTTCTATTTTTTAACCCGGCTAGCCGGGGATTAGGTTCAAACGAAGAGTCGTCTTTAACCAGTAACAGCATGAACTGTCAAGACAAGAGATCATTTTTCTTGCAGAAAAAGTCTAGAAAAGATGATCTCGTAACTCTCACTACCGGGCCCAGCAGAATTAAACCTGCAAAGCTTCGAAATCAGCCAGTCTGCTGAGCCTGTTAACCAGAGCTTTAAGCAGATTCAGACGATTCATTCTTAGTCCCTTGTCTTCGCAAATAACCATTACGTTATCAAAGAAAGCGTCAACAAAGGGACGCAGTTCGCCGAGGATTGCGAACAGCTTACTGAACTCGTCATTTTCCCAGAGTTCCTCAAAACGGGCTGCTGTTTCATCAAGCTTGTTGGCAAGTTCTTTTTCTTGTGCTTCTACAAGTTTATCAACTTCGAAGCCGCCGGTGAGCGACACACCTTGCTCACTGCCCTGCTTCTTGATGATGTTTGCTGCACGTTTGAAAGTGAGAACCGCCTGTTCAAATCCATCAGCTTTAGCGAACTGTGCCAGAGCTTCAACTCGCGCCTTGAGAGCAGTAACATCACGGTATCCGGCGCCGAGAGCTGCATCAACAACTCTTGTTTCGTAGCCCTTGCCTGTGAAGTAGGCACGGAGTCTGTTGGAAATGAACTCACCCAGTTTTTCGAGGAGCTTAGACTTATCGAGTTTCCATTTGATTTCTTTGGAGTAGCCTTCAAAAGCCATGTCCATGATCTCAAGGATGTCCACCCGAAGGTCATATTTTATAATCATGCGCACGATACCAAGAGCAGCGCGCCGCAGCGCGTAGGTATCATTTGCGCCAGTGGGGATTTTATTCAGTCCGAAACAACCGACCAGAGTGTCGGCTTTATCGGACATGGAAACAATAACACCACCGAGAGTGGAAGGTACAGGACTTTCCGGTCCGGCAGGCAGATATTGTTCATACAGGGCTTTGCAGACTACATCGTCTTCTCCACATTTGGAAGCGTAGATTCCGCCCATTATACCCTGAAGTTTATCAAATTCGTTTACCATTTCGGAAACGAGGTCGGCCTTGGCAAGACGTCCGGCACGAGCCATTTCCGTCTGGAGGCTTGCATCAACCTTACCGGCGATAAGAGCTGCAAGGCGTTCCATGCGGCGGGACTTGTCACCCATGGAACCCAAGGGACCGAGGAAAACAACGTTATCCAGCTTGGCAAGCCATGTGTCGAAATCTGTTTTAAGATCGTTCTTCCAGAAGAAGCGTCCGTCTTCGAGTCTTGCACGAAGGACTTTTTCCCATCCTTTGCGAACCAGTTCCACGTCTTTGGGAACGAGGTTCAAAGTACACAGGAAGTGCGGCAGCAGTTCTCCGTCTTCTTTCTGAATACCAAAACATTTCTGATGGCTTTCCATGCTTGTAAGCAGAACTTCTTTAGGAAGTTCTAGGAAAGATTCATCAAAGTTACCTATGATGGGTACAGGGAGTTCAACAAGGTTGCTGACTTCTTCAAGCAGGGAGTCTTTCCATACTACGGACCCGTTCAGGCCGGCAGCAAGTTTATCGCCTTCCTTGCGTACTTGCTCTCCCCTCGCTTCAGGGGAAATAATTACGGAGCTTTTGTCTTTGATCACATCGAAGTAATCACCGGCGCAGGCAACTTCCCAAGGACCTGCACCCATGACGCGATGCCCATAGGTTTTGCGTCCGGAAGGCATACCGGCCATTTCAAATTCAACGACATCGGTCCCGAACAGACAAAGCAGCCAGCGCAGCGGACGGCCGAAAGCAAAATCAAGATTGCCCCATTTCATCTTTTTGGGGAAAGACAGCTTTTTAATTGCAGTCACGCAAATCTCAGGCAGGATAGAGATGGTTTTACCGCCGCCCACGATTTTTTTAGCTGCGAGGTAATCTCCCTTTTCAGTTTCAAGAGTGTAAACATCTTCGAGAGCTATGCCCTGAGACTTAACAAAGCCTTCTAGAGCCTTTGTGGGATTACCGTCTGCATCATAAGCTATACGTGCCGGAGGTCCTGAAACTTCTTCTTCAACCTTTCTCTGCATATCAGCCATATCTTTAACAAAGATAGTCAGTCTGCGCGGAGTGGCGAAAGTTTCAACGCTGGCGTTATCAATCATGCTCTCTTCAAGAAGAGTGCGGAAAATATCTTTAATATCGAGACCCAGCCGGGGAACAAAACGGGCGGGCATCTCCTCAATTCCAATCTCAAGTATAAAATCGGCCATCTTAGTTTCCGTATTTTTTAATCGTTTTTAAGCATGGGGTAATCCATATTCTCACGCTCTTCCGCATAAAGTCGAGCGGCCGCAGAAGCCAGATTACGCACTCTGCCGATGTAGGTTGCCCTTTCAGTAATGGATATAGCACCTCTGGCATCGAGCATATTGAAGGTATGGGAACACTTCAGGCAGTATTCGTATGCCGGACGGGTCAGACCTGCTTCACAAAGTTTTTTACTTTCAGCTTCATATTTATCAAAAAGATCCAGAAGCATTGATGCATCACTGTGCTCAAAGTTATACTTGGACTGCTCCACTTCATTCTGGTGAAAAATCTGGCCGTAGGTAACTTTGTCATTCCACTTGAGATCATATACGGACTCAACGCCCTGCAGGTACATACAGATGCGCTCAAGGCCGTAAGTCAGTTCAACTGAAACAGGTTTGAGGTCAATACCGCCAACCTGCTGGAAGTAGGTGAACTGAGTTACTTCCATGCCATTGAGCCACACTTCCCAGCCAAGTCCCCATGCACCAAGTGTAGGCGATTCCCAGTCGTCTTCGACAAAACGGATGTCATGTTCGGCAGCATCAATGCCGAGAACTTCGAGACTCTTAAGGTAGAGATCCTGAACATCGTCAGGAGAAGGTTTCAGGATAACCTGAAACTGGAAGTAGTGCTGGAGCCTGTTGGGGTTTTCACCATAGCGTCCATCAGTGGGACGGCGGGAAGGTTCAACATAAGCGGTGTTCCACGGCTCAGGACCGATTACGCGGAAAAAAGTTGAAGGGTTGAAAGTACCCGCGCCGACTTCAATGTCCAGAGGCTGGACAATGCAGCATCCGTAATCAGCCCAGAAGTCCTGAAGTTTAAGTATAACATCTTGAAAATTCATCAAATTCCTCTCATCTAGCAAACAAACATTTGTATTGATTCATTCTTCCCGCTCAGCTCTTCAAGGCGAACAAAGAAAAATGTCCGGTTTACAAACAAAAATACAGGATAAATTTATATATATCCTGAACACGACTCCGTCCTGCCGGACGAATGAAATTTATATCTTCCGGTAAGAGTGTCCTTCCCATATGACCCCCATGTGGTAGGCCAGAAAGCGGTCCATAACGGAAAAGCATTCCTGCCGAATCTCCGCCGGCAGCTTCAAAGTTACCCAATTCGCAGGCCCAGTGTCCTGAATCCAAGCCAGCGTCCTGACTGTTCCGGCACTGATTGTTTCCCCTTCCCGCCCATCAACACAGTCCAGACATCTGATCTGCCCTTTTTCAACATTGAAGACTACGGGACGGGAGCCAAACAAAGGTTTGCCGCATTGTGCGCAAATTGTAAAGTCAGGATTGTACCCTTGCTCAAATGCAATCTTGGCCCTGAAGAAAAGCGGAAAGAAATCATCCGGCTCAGCTTCTTCGATAACATCAAGTGTTTCGCTCAACAAATCAAAAACAGCGCGGTTGCCATCCCGCTCCAATACAGCAGATTCAATAAATTTAAAACAATTTGCAGCAAGCCCCATTTTACGGAGATTAGAACGTATCCCAGGATAACCTTTAATGAGGCTTCCTTCCTGTAACACCTGATAAGTTCCGGTTTTGTTGGTCCCGGTTTTAAAAAGAACTTGTGAAAAAGGTTCCAGACAACCGCCGAAACGTTTTCTGCTTCTGCTTCCACCAAAGGCGAACGCGTTCTGTACCCCTCTAGTGGATGAAAGAAAGCGTACCCATAGATCGTTTTCTTTAAATCGTCCGGTTTTAAGTATAATTACTTTTTCAGTCAGTTCCATCAGTACTTGGAAACAACTCTTACTGCACTGCAGGAAATTCCAGATTCTGAACTTTTCCTTTGGTTGCTTCAAATTTAAAAGGTTTACCGTCAGAGGCGACTTCTACACCACCGCCATTGCCGAGCTTAACCTTCAAACTTTCTTTATAAGGAAGAGAAAGGGAATCTCCTTCCTGAAGGACAAATTCTCTGGCTTCACCGTCAACCACAGCTTCGAGCCAGCAGGCTTCACCAGGCTTGACGGTAATAACAACAATATTCTTGACCGGGGCGGCAGTAACAGTTTCTACCTGAGGTTCTGTTTCAGGTTCAGCTGTTTCTTCAACCTTTACTTCAGCTTCTTCTGCAACTTTGCCCTCTTGATCAACGGCAACTGGTTCGCTTTCAACTTCTTCGGATTTTTCTTCTACAACCGGAGCCGGAGCTTCTTCCACCACTTCTTCAACAGCAGCGACTTCGGTATTTGCAGCCTTATTTCCCGAGAAATAAGAATTATCGTGGAGATAGTAAACTAGTCCCCCGACAACAGCGACCAGAATCAAAACCAGAAAAATTGTGACCCCGTAACCTTTTTTGGGAGTAACACTGTAATCAGGCTGGCTTATTTCTTCTTTTTCTCTGGGGCTCTCAGTAATTCCAGAGGCCATAATTTGAGAAAAATTTTTGCCTATTTCTTCTGAATCAAGTCCAAGTGACTTGGCATAATTTTTAATGAATCCCTTGGCATAAACTTCATGCGGAAATTCATCCCTGTCACCGTTTTCAATAGCTATAATATTGACTCGACTGACTTTTGTGATTTCCATAATCTGTTCAACAGTCAATCCTTGCCTTTCACGCTCTTCTTTTAACAGGGAACCAAGCTCTTTCAAATCCATACGATCCTCACGGTACCATCTGGCAGTAGTTTTTTTGTTCTCAAAGACCGCGTAAACAGCGGCCTACCCGCTACAGTTCTCCCCGAATTATTTATACTCAATTACAGCTTTTTCCTTCAGCTTTTTAATAAAGTCGGAAAAAAGCTTATCCTGTTTTTTTTGATAAAGTTTATCATATAATTTTTCTTTACTGTCTTCGAATGAAACTTTTTCTGTCTTTTCGTATGAATCCAGTTTGAGCAGAGCTTTCGACTCCTGAACTTCAAACGGCTCGCTTATATCGCCTGGCTTGAGTCCATCAAGAGCATCATGCCATGTCTGGGCAAGGTCTTTCCACTTCAGAACGCCTAAATCGCCGCCGTTGCCCATTCCGGGACCGGTGGTGTATTTATCTGCAGCATCTTCGAAGGTTATATTGCCTGCTATTATATCCTTGCGGACCTCTTCTGCAGAAGTCGTAGGCGGAAAAAGAATAAGTTTAAGGTGTACGTTTTGGGCAATGTTACCCTGTTCTGTTTTAGTGCTGTTCCAGGCCGCTTTAATTTCTTCGTCAGTAACAACAACTTTATTTTTTACTTTATATGAAAGAAGACGATGTTTGCGTATATCCTTACGTATCTTATCTTTAAACTCATCTAATGATGTCTTTTGTAATTCTAGCTGACGTTCAAATTCTGCGTCGCTCAGGTTACTTTTCTCTTTAATAGCGTTGACTTCACCTTCAACTTCCTGATCGGTAACGTCAACTTTCATTCTTTTACTTTCCTGATCAATAATAATTTCAGTTACCATACGATCAAGAATCTGTTGGCGTATTTTTTTCAACCGTTCAACTTCAACAGCCGACAAGTTCTCACCGCTAAACTGCTTCAAGATAGGAGCCATCTTGGAGTTAAGCTCGTACATAGTCACAATTTCACCGTTAACTACAGCAACAATCCCATCAACTACTTTTTCTTCAGCATTGGAAATGGATGCAGTGCAAATGGTCATGCTGATCAGAATACCGGCAATAAAGCGTTTCAATTCAATATCTCCTGAAATATAAACAGCCGGAGCAAACCGACTTTATCTTCATATAAGTTTGTTTTCGCCGAAATCAGGCGAACTTCATATATTCCTACGACTAACTAAACTCTTTCACAGAACTATGCAACTATTCAGCTTTTACGTCTTCCGCGTACTTGTCAGTCTGCTCAGTTTTCTCCGCTTCAGGGAGCAGGTCCTTGCTTATCTTAATATTTGAAGTTGCCATTTTTTTTTGCAGCCATGCTTCAAATTTCTCTTGCAGTTTTTTCTCCAGAAGCACTTTTTCCACCATTGGATAAGCCTGCAACGGAGTCAGCAGGGTTGCTTGTTTCTTATCCTTAATAATCAGGCAAAAAACTTCTTTTTGCTGAGTGATTACAGAACTGGCTTCACCAATCTGCAAATTTTCCACAAACGGTTTCCAGCCTGCCGGAACCTGTCCGCTCCTGATCCAGATTTCCTGAACGGAAACTTGACGCAATTTAGCAGAGATCTCTGCCGGAGTAAGACCTTCGCGGAAAAGTTCAACACCTTTCAGAACCAGATCCTTGCTTAATCCTTTAACCATTACAAAACGATATCCTGCGGGCATATAGAAATCTGAAAGATGGGTGCGGTAATACTGCTCCGCTTCCTTGTAATCAATTTTAATTTCCGGGCGCAGAATATCACTGTAAAATTTATTCATGGCGAGCTGATATTTAAGTTGCGAACGCCATGCATTAATATCTATGTATTCCTCAATAAGAATTTGTTCAAAAGAATCATCAGGGTAATCGGAACGGACTTCATTTTCCGCTTCCTTCAATTCTTTATCAGTGACGGAAATACCCCTCTGTCCTAATTCCTGCGAGACAAGTTCTTGTACAATAAGGTCACCAAGGATTTGACCGTATTCGTCACGGACCTGTTCAACGGAAGGAACAAAACCTCCGTTGCCTTCGTGGGTCAGGTCGTATTTGTATTCAAGCTGAGTGAGGTATATCGGGGTCCCGTTAACACGGGCAACAACTCCCGGATCTTCACTTTCAGTCTGGCATCCGCTTAAAAGCAAACCCGCTAGTAGTAGTGAAACAATTTTTTTTTTCATAAAAATCCCGAATGAATAGTTAGATCACAAAGTTAAAGTAGTGGTTCAAGCTTTTTACATACAGAATCAAGACCTTGTGAAACAGGAATATCTTGGTCAAACCGTATTTCAAGGGCAGAAGGCGGCTTAAGTTTGGCTTTCTCACCCTGTTCGCCAATCCAGGATATGAGCTTTGCAGGATCAACCGGATTGTTATTTTCATGCCATGTCAGGATTACCCGTGTCGGGAAAAGATCTGCCCGCACAACACCCAAACGGGCCAGAGTCCGTTTAAGATAGAGAACAGCAAGGAAGTTTTCCACCTCTTCCGGGAAATGTCCGAAACGGTCCTTGATCTCGGCTGCGAGTTCTTCGATTCCGGCCTCGGTATCAGCGGATGAAAGAGCCCTGTAATAGCGTAATCTTTCCCGTGCATCAGGTACATAATCTTCCGGCAGATGGGCTTTAAACACAAAATTCATTTCAGGATCGCTATGTACTTTTGAGTCGTCACCTTTAATTCTGCGTACTTCTTCGTCCAGCATTTCAAGAAATAGATCAAGTCCGACTTTGGCCATCTGCCCTGACTGAACTTCCCCGAGAATATTACCGGCCCCACGCAGGCGCAGGTCCTCCATGGCAACTTTGAATCCGGCACCGAGGTAATCGAGTTGCAGAATGATCTGCATTCTTCGCTTGGCTTTTTCGGAAAGGGAATCCAGAGAGGAAACTACAAAATATGCGTATGCCTGACGGGTGCTTCGACCTACCCTTCCGCGCAACTGGTAAAGCTGTCCAAGACCGAACATCTGGGCCTGATCGACTATCAGAGTATTCGCGTTGGGGAAATCAAGACCGGATTCAATAATTGCGGTAGCCACTAGAATATCCAGTTCCTTGTGCCAGAACTTGTGAATAGTCTCCTCAAGACTTTTTTCCGTCATCTGTCCGTGTGCCATGCCGACTTTCGCATCAGGGGCAAGTTTTTGAACAAACTCGACAACCCGCTCAAGACCCTGAACCCGGTTATGAACCCAGAAAATCTGTCCGCCGCGTTCTAGCTCCCGGGCGACTATG
Above is a genomic segment from Maridesulfovibrio sp. containing:
- a CDS encoding TrkH family potassium uptake protein; this translates as MRWKIVLHIIGALTLCVGLTMLFPLGFSLYYQDSGIVPLLKSLALTCTGGMAMFIFFKDREEKRGLSHREGMAIVALGWIFAGFFGSLPFYFGDVFTSYVDCFFESLSGFTTTGASVMIDIEKNAKGILFWRSLTHWLGGMGIIVLSLAILPFLGVGGMQLYKAEVPGPVPDKLKPRIKDTALVLWKVYLLFSAIEAVLLMFGGMDFFDSLCHTFGTLATGGFSTKNSSVAYFDSAYIDYVITFFMLVAAVNFSLHYQMIKGRPLLLWRDPEFKFFGVITLVIMAVITIAVYSATNYDSIADSFRYTSFQVASIISTTGFATADYEIWPAVAQGLLLFCMFLGGCAGSTSGGMKHLRIMLLMKQAYQEVFRIIHPRSVNRVKLGKTVVKPETMNDILGFCVLWLLLFVLCGLVVAATGVDVVSSFAASLACIGNIGPGIGSVGPTDNYAHIPELGKWALIFSMLLGRLEIYTVIVLCVPEFWRK
- a CDS encoding bacteriohemerythrin: MSSQIRQNIQLIVAFFLVLFGGTAGYLYLEKGWSVLDALYMTVITITTIGYGEIHDLSPAGRIFTIILIFVGLGLAAVFVAQVTKVIIQSGIRNLYEKKKMYDKINKLKQHTIVCGYGKIGRAISLKLYELGLDFVVLDQNQERLAEAEQRGYKVLHGDGAVDGVLLSAGIRRADFIVLCINDDACNINISLAARELNSDIFIVVRGTDPSIEYRMLRAGANTVVYPLDLGGEQIGHILARHAGVAENEEAGPTAHEVMGYSLRIFPYYDNTPTTVGEVKVRTGAVNALVLHREDGTDIENPADDMELSYGDSVLELVKNDGAGCELKNDIKWSKDLILGIPFIDAEHRVLVRYAEDFQTALREGQDHEAVARLFDRLLEYTSSHFAREEAFMQKRGFPEIEKHMKEHRRITREVMELNRDKKYIFPDSIDSFLQDWIINHINTTDRKYVKFFKDEDK
- a CDS encoding DNA alkylation repair protein, translated to MNNIFTVIRQELQAHADPECAAGMKRYMKSEMDYYGFRTPLRRKIFNKTFKESGPWDFEKWQEIIFELWREAEFREERYCAIDLVCWKPCENFQTWEAVPMLEEMITGGAWWDYCDHLAKPLGNILRAEPVRMRELMLEWSTDGQMWKRRSSILCQLLFKDDLDFELLQKCIEPNIDSKEFFLRKAIGWALRDYAWTNPLQVKDYVEANAERLSGLSKREALKNLGKLL
- the trkA gene encoding Trk system potassium transporter TrkA; its protein translation is MRVIIVGAGEVGFNVARRLSGENKDVVVIDMNSKALSKVSDSLDVQTIQGSGASPEILEEAGVSEADILLAVTDKDEINLIATFFANRLQPNIIKLARIRNEDYTKYSDMFKEGDLRIDTIINPDEEVVDSILRIMSVPGAVEINDFVGGKVRLIGVKLPDKSPLVGVQLLKVRETLGEDIDVVIAALVRNDELIIPGGLDSIEQGDIVYFTCLRDQQNELLKRAGILSDPIKKVMIVGGGNVGSLLAQALDNKKYHTRLIDSDPERCAALSETLDRVIVLNGDGTDQDLLNEENVGDLDMVISVTGDEEMNILSCLLAKNLGARKTITRINKFAYIPLIEPIGIDHLVCPRLSAINSILHFVRQGKVISAVSIKGEEAEALEAIAQEESGIVGKPIMELNLPTGTLILCFQRGDDVIIPTGLTVIEPNDRLLIISTHKNIPKIEKALTTKLELY
- the rpsT gene encoding 30S ribosomal protein S20, which translates into the protein MANHKSALKRHRQSVKRNLRNNMVRTRIKNVVKEVRAAVEANDAELAATSLRKATSVLDKAATKKVIHARTAARRISRLCAAVNKMA